The genomic window CGCGACCCGCTTCCCCCGGGTCCGGGTCGACCCCGGCGTGCTGTACGTGGACCACGGCGACGTCGCCACCAGCGCCGGGTCCGCGGCCGGCGTGGACCTCTGCCTGCACCTGGTGCGCACCGACCACGGCGCCGCGTACGCGATGCGGATCGCCCGGCAGATGGTGACGCCGCCGCACCGTGAGGGCTGCCAGCTGCAGTACGCCGAACTCCCCACCTCCGGGCCGGTCGCCGACTCGCTCGCCCCGCTCCTCGAATGGCTGTCGGGGCGGCTGGACCGGCCGACCGGCATCGCCGAGATGGCCGCCTACGCGCAGCTCTCCGCCCGCACGCTGACCCGGCGGTTCACCGAGCAGCTGGGCATCAGCCCGGGGCGCTGGCTGCTGGACCGGCGGCTCGCCGCCACCCGGGCGCTGCTGGAGGAGACCGACCTGCCGGTCGAGACCATCGCGCGCCGGGTGGGCCTCTCCTCGGCGGTCAACCTGCGAAGGCGCTTCCACGAGGCGCTGCGCACGACACCGGCGGCGTACCGGCGCACGTTCCGCGCGAACGGGACCGGGGACGGGACCGGGGACGGGACCGGGGACGGGAACGCGGCCGAGGCCCCGGCCGGGGCCCATGGCGCGGCCCATGGCGCGGACGAGGCCGTCGGCTAGCCGTGCGGCGGGGTGTTCAGCCGCCCGTCACGAAGCAGAACTCGTTGCCCTCGGGGTCGTGCATCACCTGGAAGGTCCCCTGCTCGTCCGTCACCGGGCCGCCCGAGCGGCGCGCGCCCCGCGGCAGCACCTCGTCGGCCGCCGCCACCGGATCGGCGACCTCCACGTCGAGGTGCAGGCGGTTCTTCGCCGCCTTGCCCTCGGGCACCTTCTGGAAGGCGATCCGGACGAACCCCGGCGGATCGACGTACGACCAGTCGGGGCTCCGGTCGACCGGAGCCCCGCCGAGGAGGGCCGACCAGAAGCGGGCGAGGGCCGACGGGTCGGCACAGTCGAAGACGATCTCCTGAACGCGAGCACGCATGCGGGCCAGCGTACGGAGTTCAGGCGCGGGTCGCCGCCGCGAACTCCTCGGTGAACGCCGCCGCGTCCCAGTTCCCGCCCAGCGCGGGCGCCAGCCAGCCGGCCGCCGCCGCGCGGAACGCCTCGCCGTCCAGGGCGCCGGCGCCCGCCGGCACCGCCCCGAGCAGCGGGGCGTCCGACACCGCGGGCAGGTCCGCCAGGTTGCACCGGGCCGCCAGGTCCGGCTCCCCGGGCCAGCTGCCCACCACCACGCCCAACTGCTCGATCCCGCGCGCCCGGAGGGCCTCCGCCGTCAGCGCGGCCGAGTTGAGCGTGCCGAGTCCGGCCGTGGCGACGACGAGGACGGGCGCGCCGAGCAGGCGGGCCGCGTCGGCGAGCGTCCCGCCCTCCTCGTCGAACCGTACGAGGAGGCCGCCGGCGCCCTCCACGAGCACCAGGTCGTGCTCCTCCGCCAGCTTCCGGGCCGCCTCCGCGACCTCCGCCGGGCCGACCGGTGCCATGCCGGCGCGCCGGGCCGCCGTGTTCGGCGCCAACGGCTCGGGGAACCGCGCGAGTTCCTCCCCCGTGGCCGCCCCCGACAACCGCAGCACCTCGTCGACGTCCCCCGCCTCACCCGGTGCCACCCCCGTCTGCGCGGGCTTCAGCACGGCGACGCTGCGGCCGGCCGCGGTGGCGAGGGCGGCGGTGGCGGCGGTGACGATGGTCTTGCCGATCTCGGTGCCGGTGCCGGTGACGACGATGACGGTCATGCGGATCCTTTCGAGGTGGTGCTCTGCGATCGATGGCGGGCGCCGCGACCCGCCGGGGGTGCGCGGCGCCCCGCGGCCGGTCAGCCCGCGCGGGCCGCCGCGCGCACCGCCGTCGCGATGCGGGACACGTCCGCGTCCCCCGTCACGAACGGCGGCATCGTGTAGATCAGGTCCCGGAAGGGCCGCAGCCAGACCCCCGACCGGACCGCCGCGCGGGTCGCCGCCGCCATGTCGACTTCGTGGTCGAGCTGGACGACGCCGATCGCGCCCAGGACGCGGACGTCCCGGACCCCCGGGAGGGCGGACGCCTCCGCGAGGCCCTCGCGCAGGCCGGCCTCGATGCGCTTGACCTCGACCTGCCAGTCCTGCGAGAGGAGCAGGTCGATCGAGGCGAGCGCGACGGCGGAGGCCAGCGGGTTGCCCATGAAGGTGGGGCCGTGGGCGAGTACGGGGACCTCGCCGCGCGAGATGCCCTCGGCGACCCGGCTCGTGCAGAGCGTCGCCGCCATCGACAGGTAGCCGCCGGTCAGCGCCTTGCCCACGCACATCACGTCCGGCGAGACCCCGGCGTGGTCGGCGGCGAACAGCGCCCCCGTACGCCCGAACCCGGTGGCGATCTCGTCGAAGACGAGGAGGACGCCGTGCTCGTCGCAGGCCTCGCGCAGCACCCGCAGGTAGGCGGGGGAGTGGAAGCGCATGCCGCCCGCCCCCTGCACCACCGGCTCCACGATGACCGCGGCCAGCTCGTCCGCGTGCCGCCCGATCGCCTCGCGCAGCAGCTCCGCGTACGACTCCTCGTACGCCGCCGGCGGGGCGTCCACGAACACCTGCCGCTGCAGCACGCCGGACCACAGCTCGTGCATCCCGCCCTGCGGGTCGCACACCGACATCGGCTGCCAGGTGTCCCCGTGGTAGCCGCCGCGCCAGGTGAGCAGCCGCTGCTTGCCGGGTCGGCCGACCGAGCGCCAGTACTGGAGGCACATCTTGGCCGCCACTTCGACGGCGACCGAGCCGGAGTCGCTGAGGAAGACGTGCCGCAGCGGCTCCGGCGTGATCTCCACCAGGCGGGCGGCGAGCCGGACGGCCGGCTCGTGGGTGAGCCCGCCGAACATCACGTGGCTCATCCGGTCGAGCTGGCCGCGCACCGCCTCGTTCAGGACGGGGTGGTTGTAGCCGTGGATCGCCGACCACCAGGAGGACATGCCGTCGATCAACTCGGCCCGGCCCTCGGACGGTTCGGCGAGCCGGAGCCGCACCCCGGACGCGGAGTCGACGACCAGCGGCTCCGCGCGGCCCGGCATCGGGCCGTACGGGTGCCAGACGTGCGCCCGGTCCAGGGCCAGCAGTTCGTCGTTACGCATTCGGCGCGAGGTCCGTACCGGCGCCGCGGCGGCGCACCGCCACCAGGTCCGTCCTGGCCTCGGAAGCCGAGGGAGCCGCGGGAGCCGCAGGGGCCGAGGCCGCCGCGGGCTCCGCGGGCTGCTCGGACACCGCGCCGCCGCACGGACCGCAGCCGCCGCCCGCCTCCGCGTGGGAGCCGCAGCCCCCGCCACCGGCCGACGCGTGGGAGCCGCAGCCCCCGCCACCGGCCGCCGCGAGCGCGTCCGCACGGTGCGCCGGGAGCGTCGTCGTGCCCGCGCCCTCCACCTCGAAACCGGCGTCCGCGATCATGTCGAGGTCGGCCTGGCCGGCCTGGCCCTCGCTGGTCAGGTAGTCGCCGAGGAAGATCGAGTTGGCGATGTTCAGGGCCAGCGGCTGCATCGTCCGCAGGTGGACCTCGCGGCCGCCCGCGATCCGCACCTCGACGTCCGGGCAGACGAACCGGACCATCGCGAGGATCCGCAGGCAGCGCTGCGGGGTGAGGTTCCACTCCTTGGCGAGCGGGGTGCCCTCGAAGGGGATGAGGAAGTTGACCGGGACCGAGTCCGAGTCGAGCTCGCGCAGCGCGAAGACCACGTCGACCAGGTCCTCGTCGGTCTCGCCCATGCCCGCGATCAGGCCCGAGCACGCGGACAGGCCCGCCGCGTGCGCCTTCTGCACGGTGTCCACCCGGTCCGCGTAGGTGTGGGTGGAGGTGATCTCCCCGTACGTCGCCTCGGACGTGTTCAGGTTGTGGTTGTACGCGTCGGCGCCGGCCTCCCGCAGCCGCTCCGCCTGGCCGTCCGAGAGCAGACCGAGGCAGGCGCAGACCTCCACGCCCTCGTTCTCCTCCTTGATGGCCTCGATGGTCCGCCCGACCCGCTCGACGTCACGGTCCGTCGGTCCGCGGCCGCTCGCCACCAGGCAGACCCGCTTCGCGCCGCCGGCGACCCCGGCGGCCGCCGCCGCGGAGGCCTCGTCGGGCTTCAGCCACGTGTACTTGAGGATCCCCGCCGTGGAGCCGAGGCGCTGCGAACAGTACGAGCAGTCCTCGGGGCACAGGCCGGACTTCAGGTTCACCAGATAGTTGAGCTTCACCCGCCGCCCGAACCACTGACGGCGCACCTTGCCGGCAGCGGCCACCACATCGAGCAGGTCGTCGTCGGAGGTCGCCAGTACGGCGAGCGCTTCTTCACGGGTCGGCGACTCGCGCCGCAGCCCCTTGTCCACCAGCGTGTTCAGCAGGTCCATAAGCGCTGATCCTGGCGTACCGCACGCCCCTCGGCCAAGGAGGAACTGAACAAACGACCCCGTTTGAGGTGTGTGTATGGCCACACCCTGACCTCGGCCCGGGACGGTTAGGGTCTGTGCGCTGCCTACAAAAGGATCCGCCATGCCGCCGTACGCCGAGGACCCGCAGGACCCGAGCGCGGGGCGGGACCCGCGCGAGGCCGCTTTCGACTGGACCGACACCGCGGCACGGCAGCGCGAGCGGGCGGGCCTGGTGCGCACCCTGCGCCCCCGGGCGGCCGAGTCCGACCTGCTCGACCTCGCGGGCAACGACTACCTGGGCCTGACCCGACGCCCGGAGATCACCGAGGCGGCGGCCGGGGCGGCCCGCCGCTGGGGCGCGGGCGCCACGGGCTCGCGGCTGGTCACCGGCTCCACCCGGCTGCACGCCCGGCTGGAACGCGAACTCGCCGAGTTCGGCGGCTTCGAGGCGGCACTCGTCTTCTCCTCCGGTTACACCGCCAACCTCGCCGCGCTCACCGCGCTCTCCGTGCCGGACGGCCTGATCGTCTCCGACGCGGGCAACCACGCCTCCCTCGTGGACGGCTGCCGACTGGCGCGCGCCGAGACGGCCGTGGTCCCGCACACCGACCCGGAGGCCGTCGCCAAGACCCTCGCCGCCCACCCGGGCCGCCGGGCGCTGGCCGTCAGCGACTCCGTCTTCTCCGTGGACGGCGACCGGGCCCCGCTCGCCGAACTCGCCGCGGTCTGCCGGGCGCACGGCGCGGGCCTGGTCGTCGACGACGCCCACGGCTTCGGCGTGCTGGGCGAGGGCGGGCGCGGCGCGCTCCACGAGGCGGGACTCGCCGGCGCCCCGGACGTCGTCGCCACCCTCACCCTCTCCAAGTCGCTGGGCAGCCAGGGCGGCGCGGTCCTCGGACCGGCCCGGGTGATCGAGCACCTGGTCAACGCGGCCCGCACCTTCATCTTCGACACCGGACTCGCCCCGGCCGCCGTGGGCGGCGCGCTGGCGAGCCTGCGTCTGATCGCGGCCGAACCGGGCCTGGCGGCCCGGGCCCGTGCCGTGGCGGCCCGCCTGCACCGGCTGCTCACCGAGGCCGGGCTGACCGCCGCCCGCCCCGACGCGGCCGTGGTCTCGGTCCGCGCCCCGGGCCCGCAGGAGGCGCTGCGCTGGGCGGCGGACTGCCGTGAACGGGGTCTGGGCGTCGGCTGCTTCCGGCCGCCGTCGGTCCCGGACGGCATCTCCCGCCTCCGGCTGACCGCCCGGGCGGACCTCACGGACGCGCAGATCGAGCGGGCCGTGGAGACCATCGTCCGGACGGCTCCGGACGGGGCGGCGGAGAGGGAGCCCGACGCGGGCTGACCGCGGGTCACGCGCGGTTGTCCGGTCGCCCGTCGCACCGTTCACTGCTTCGGGCGACAGATATCCGCATATCTTGGTGGATCGCCACCCAGGGCGGCACGATCGGTGGCAGTCTGGCGCGCAGCGCAAACCGGGGCTCGGCCCGGTGGGAAAGGGACGGCGTCGCCATGGCAGATCACCAGGAAGCAACCGTCACGCTGCCGAGCGATCCGGCCTCGGTAGCGGCCGCCCGGCGGTACGTCGCCGAGGTCCTCGGGTCCTGGGGGCTCGACGACATCGACGAGGGCGACGACATCGCGGACACGGTGCGGCTGATCGTCTCCGAACTGGCGACCAACGCCGTC from Streptomyces showdoensis includes these protein-coding regions:
- the bioB gene encoding biotin synthase BioB gives rise to the protein MDLLNTLVDKGLRRESPTREEALAVLATSDDDLLDVVAAAGKVRRQWFGRRVKLNYLVNLKSGLCPEDCSYCSQRLGSTAGILKYTWLKPDEASAAAAAGVAGGAKRVCLVASGRGPTDRDVERVGRTIEAIKEENEGVEVCACLGLLSDGQAERLREAGADAYNHNLNTSEATYGEITSTHTYADRVDTVQKAHAAGLSACSGLIAGMGETDEDLVDVVFALRELDSDSVPVNFLIPFEGTPLAKEWNLTPQRCLRILAMVRFVCPDVEVRIAGGREVHLRTMQPLALNIANSIFLGDYLTSEGQAGQADLDMIADAGFEVEGAGTTTLPAHRADALAAAGGGGCGSHASAGGGGCGSHAEAGGGCGPCGGAVSEQPAEPAAASAPAAPAAPSASEARTDLVAVRRRGAGTDLAPNA
- a CDS encoding 8-amino-7-oxononanoate synthase, producing MPPYAEDPQDPSAGRDPREAAFDWTDTAARQRERAGLVRTLRPRAAESDLLDLAGNDYLGLTRRPEITEAAAGAARRWGAGATGSRLVTGSTRLHARLERELAEFGGFEAALVFSSGYTANLAALTALSVPDGLIVSDAGNHASLVDGCRLARAETAVVPHTDPEAVAKTLAAHPGRRALAVSDSVFSVDGDRAPLAELAAVCRAHGAGLVVDDAHGFGVLGEGGRGALHEAGLAGAPDVVATLTLSKSLGSQGGAVLGPARVIEHLVNAARTFIFDTGLAPAAVGGALASLRLIAAEPGLAARARAVAARLHRLLTEAGLTAARPDAAVVSVRAPGPQEALRWAADCRERGLGVGCFRPPSVPDGISRLRLTARADLTDAQIERAVETIVRTAPDGAAEREPDAG
- the bioD gene encoding dethiobiotin synthase, whose product is MTVIVVTGTGTEIGKTIVTAATAALATAAGRSVAVLKPAQTGVAPGEAGDVDEVLRLSGAATGEELARFPEPLAPNTAARRAGMAPVGPAEVAEAARKLAEEHDLVLVEGAGGLLVRFDEEGGTLADAARLLGAPVLVVATAGLGTLNSAALTAEALRARGIEQLGVVVGSWPGEPDLAARCNLADLPAVSDAPLLGAVPAGAGALDGEAFRAAAAGWLAPALGGNWDAAAFTEEFAAATRA
- a CDS encoding VOC family protein, with amino-acid sequence MRARVQEIVFDCADPSALARFWSALLGGAPVDRSPDWSYVDPPGFVRIAFQKVPEGKAAKNRLHLDVEVADPVAAADEVLPRGARRSGGPVTDEQGTFQVMHDPEGNEFCFVTGG
- a CDS encoding adenosylmethionine--8-amino-7-oxononanoate transaminase — its product is MRNDELLALDRAHVWHPYGPMPGRAEPLVVDSASGVRLRLAEPSEGRAELIDGMSSWWSAIHGYNHPVLNEAVRGQLDRMSHVMFGGLTHEPAVRLAARLVEITPEPLRHVFLSDSGSVAVEVAAKMCLQYWRSVGRPGKQRLLTWRGGYHGDTWQPMSVCDPQGGMHELWSGVLQRQVFVDAPPAAYEESYAELLREAIGRHADELAAVIVEPVVQGAGGMRFHSPAYLRVLREACDEHGVLLVFDEIATGFGRTGALFAADHAGVSPDVMCVGKALTGGYLSMAATLCTSRVAEGISRGEVPVLAHGPTFMGNPLASAVALASIDLLLSQDWQVEVKRIEAGLREGLAEASALPGVRDVRVLGAIGVVQLDHEVDMAAATRAAVRSGVWLRPFRDLIYTMPPFVTGDADVSRIATAVRAAARAG
- a CDS encoding GlxA family transcriptional regulator, with the translated sequence MTPSRPLPESRARHRVVALLQPQQSTFPLSCAAEVFGDHGPAIPARYAFEVCAERPGPVRTQAGYDLLVTQGLEALERADTVLVPGRQRPADAEVPPEVAAAVRRAHARGARIVGLCSGAFVLAAAGLLDERRAATHWARAAELATRFPRVRVDPGVLYVDHGDVATSAGSAAGVDLCLHLVRTDHGAAYAMRIARQMVTPPHREGCQLQYAELPTSGPVADSLAPLLEWLSGRLDRPTGIAEMAAYAQLSARTLTRRFTEQLGISPGRWLLDRRLAATRALLEETDLPVETIARRVGLSSAVNLRRRFHEALRTTPAAYRRTFRANGTGDGTGDGTGDGNAAEAPAGAHGAAHGADEAVG